Proteins from a single region of Callithrix jacchus isolate 240 chromosome 12, calJac240_pri, whole genome shotgun sequence:
- the CH25H gene encoding cholesterol 25-hydroxylase, with amino-acid sequence MSCRNCSQPQVLCSSEQLFLQPLWDRVRSWEALILSPFFPVIFSITTYVGFCLPFVVLDVLCSWVPALRRYKIHPDFSPSARQLLPCLGQTLYQHVMFVFPVTLLHWACSPALLPHEAPELLLLLHHVLLCLLLFDTEFFVWHLLHHKVPWLYRTFHKMHHQNPSSFALATQYMSIWELFSLGVFDMVNVTLLGCHPLTALTFHVLNIWLSVEDHSGYNFPWSTHRLVPFGWYGGVAHHDLHHSLFNCNFAPYFTHWDKILGTLRPASVPVQ; translated from the coding sequence ATGAGCTGCCGCAACTGCTCCCAGCCCCAGGTCCTTTGCAGCTCCGAGCAGCTGTTCCTGCAGCCCCTCTGGGACCGCGTGAGGAGCTGGGAGGCCCTCATACTGTCGCCCTTCTTCCCGGTCATCTTCTCCATTACCACATACGTGGGCTTCTGCCTGCCCTTCGTGGTGCTGGACGTCCTGTGCTCCTGGGTGCCCGCGCTGCGGCGTTACAAGATCCACCCGGACTTCTCGCCGTCAGCGCGGCAGCTGCTGCCCTGCCTGGGGCAGACGCTCTACCAGCACGTGATGTTCGTGTTCCCCGTGACGCTGCTGCATTGGGCCTGCAGCCCGGCCCTCCTGCCCCACGAAGCCCCTgagctgctcctgctgctgcacCACGTCCTGCTCTGCCTGCTGCTCTTCGACACGGAGTTCTTCGTGTGGCACCTGCTGCACCACAAGGTGCCCTGGCTGTACCGCACCTTCCACAAGATGCACCACCAGAACCCCTCCTCGTTCGCTCTGGCCACGCAGTACATGAGCATCTGGGAACTGTTTTCCTTGGGCGTCTTCGACATGGTGAACGTCACGCTGCTCGGATGCCACCCGCTCACTGCCCTGACCTTCCACGTGCTCAACATCTGGCTGTCCGTGGAGGACCACTCCGGCTACAACTTCCCTTGGTCCACTCACAGACTGGTGCCCTTCGGGTGGTACGGGGGCGTGGCGCACCACGACCTGCATCACTCTCTCTTTAACTGCAACTTTGCCCCGTACTTCACACACTGGGACAAAATTCTGGGAACGCTGCGGCCTGCATCTGTCCCAGTGCAGTAA